The sequence below is a genomic window from Kitasatospora kifunensis.
TTTTGGTGCGAATCGGCATGATGCCGCCGATCCTCGGTCTCATGTACGACCAAGCCACTCGCTCACGTGCACTCGCCCTGCACCGTTCAGGCCTGACCCTCAGTGAGGTCAGCCGAGCCACCGGCATCTCGCGGTACTCCCTCCGGCGGTGGACCCTCGACGGCATCGCCCCAAGCCCGAGGATGACCGCCGAGTGCCCGCTCGCATCGGGCGGACTGGCTGGCGACCGGCCACCGAGCACCTACAGCTACCTCCTTGGCCTCTACCTCGGCGACGGCTGCCTCAGTGAGGGCCGCCGATCCGTCTACGCACTGCGGATCGCGTGCGGCAATGCCTGGCCCGGGCTCATCGAGCAGTGCGAGCAGGCGATCCGCACGGTGCTGCCCGGCAACGGCGTACTCCGAGTCCCCGCGCCCGGCTGCACCTCAGTCGTCAGCACGAGCAAGCACTGGCCCTGCCTCTTCCCCCAGCACGGCCCCGGCAAGAAGCACGAGCGCCCCATCGTGCTCGCGCCCTGGCAGCAGGCGATCGTGGACGCCCACCCCTGGGGCCTGCTGCGCGGCCTGATCCACTCCGACGGCTGTCGGATCGTCAACTGGGCCACCCGGGGTACCAAGCGATACGACTACTCCCGCTACTTCTTCACCAACACGTCCGCCGACATCCTGCGCATCTTCACCGACACCCTCGACGCCGTCGGCGTCCAGTGGAAAGCCTCCCGCCGCCCCACCGGCGCCGTCAACATATCCATAGCCCGCCGCCCCTGCGTCGCCCTGCTCGACCAGCACGTCGGCCCCAAGTACTGACCGCACGTACTGACCCCGCGACATCAGTGCCCGTTGGCGGCGGCGCGGACCTGGTCGCGTAGCCAGCGGTGGCCGTGGTCGGCGGTGTTGCGGGGGTGCCAGGCCATGCCGATGGTCAGCGGCGGGACGTCGAGGGGGATGGGGAAGGCGCGCAGGCCCAGGGCGGTGAGGGTGTCGGGGACCCATTCGGCGATGGTGAGGCAGACCAGGTCGGTCGTGCCGGCCAGCAGCAGCGCGCTGGTGTAGCCGGCCACCACGACGGCCACGCGCCGCCGTAGACCCTGCTCGGCGAGGGCGGTGTCGATCGGGCCGTGGCGTCTGCCGCGGCGGGAGACGCCGATGTGGTCGGCCTCGGCGAAGCGCCGCGCGTCGATGGGACGATCGAAGAGGGGGTGGCCGGTCCTGGCGACGGCGACCAGGCGGACCTCGGCCAGTGGCTCGGTGAGCGTTTCCGGGTCGAGGTGGCCGAGCACGCCGAGTTCGAGGTCGACCTGACCCTGCCGCAGCGCGGGGCCGTCCTCCACCGACTCGGGCAGGAAGACCACGTCCAGGTTCGGGGCCTGTGCGTGCACCCGGTCGATCAGGGCGGCGCCCAGACCCACCAGGACCAGGTCACTGGCCTGCAGGGTGAACGTGCGCCGCAGTTGGGCGAGGTCGAGAGCAGAGGCGGGGGCGAGCAGGGCCTGCGACTGCTCGATGACGGCCCGTACCTGCTCGCGCAGTTCGCGGGCCCGGGGCGTGGGGACCATCTCCTGGCCCGCACGCACGAGCAGCGGGTCGCCCAGGACGCGGCGCAGCTTGGCGAGCGTGCGGCTCGCGGCGGCCGGGGAGGTGCCGAGCCGTTCGGCGGCCCGGGTCACGCTGTTCTCCTGGAGCAGCGCGTCCAGGGCGGCCAGCAGGTTCATGTCCACGGCGCGCTCTCCCGGCTCAGGCGTTGCCCACAGCGAAACTATTCCATGCCGATCTTTGCATTGCTGCCGGGTAGCCGTGGCATCGAGACTTTAACTACCCGCAGCGAGCGGGCCGTTCATCCCGTCAAGAGCCACCGGAGTCAGCCGTGCAACCATCCATCCACACCGCAGACCACGCCCACCAGGCAGCCACCGTCCGCGCCGGAAAGGCGGGCGACGTCCTGGCGGTCGTGAGCCAGAGCGGGCCCACCGTGTCGTTCTTCGACGCGGCGTCGGACCAGCTGCTGGACACCGTCGAGGTCCTCGCCGAGCCCCACGAGATCTGTTTCGACCCGACCCAGCGCCTGCTGTGGTGCGCCAGCACCTACAACTCGGGCTACTACAACGCCAACAGCGGCCGTCGCAGTGAGGTGACGGTGATCGACGCCGACAGCCGGCGGATCGTGGAGGTCGTCGACCTCGCCCCCGAGCACGCTCCGCACGGCCTGGCGCTCGACCCGGTGCGGGGCAGGTTGTACGTCAGCGTCGAGGGCTCCGAGAGCCGTCCCGGCGGCGTGGTGGTCATCGACACCACCACCAGGCGCCCGATCGGACGCATCGACACGGGCGCGCCTGGCCCGCACTGGTTCGTCATCAGCCCGGACGGCAGGGCGGGTTACGCCAGCAACAAGGAGGCGCCGTTCGTCTCCGTGGTCGACCTGGAGCGAGGAGAGCTCACCGCCAAGGTCGAGGTGCCCGGCAGCGAGGGGCTCGCGATCTCGGCGGACGGCTCGCGGGTCTTCGTGGCGGCGCCCCACGGGGCGTTCGGTGGGCGCACGAGTGACGACCCGCCCGCCGGCATCCGGGTCATCGACACCGGGACCGCCTCGATCACCGGCATCCTGTCCACGGAAAACGCCGTGCTCCCCGTCCACGTCACCACGACGGGCAAGCTGCTCGTCGGCGAGCTGCGGGTGACCCCGGAGGGCCGCCAGGAGGCCGGCCGGCTGACGGTGTTCTCGGTCGACGGCCAGGAGCGGCTCGGGAGCATCGAGGTCGGGCAAGCCCCGCTGACCATCACCTCCTCGGCCGACGGCGCCCTCGGGTACGTCTCCTGCCTCGTGTCCTCCACCGTGGACGTCATCGAGCTGGACACCATGCGGCGCCTGGCCCGACTGGACATCGCCACGCGAGGTGAGACGGGCGCGCACGGGCTCGCGTACATCCCCAAGGCCTAGACCGACCGGGACTTGGTTGGCGGCGTCGCGCCCGGGATGGTGGCCGCGGCCTCGGCGGTGGCCCGGCGGCGGCCCGGCCGGGTCACCTGCCGATCAGCGGGCGCCCGTGCGCTTCATCCGTCTGGCACAGGTCGCGGAGCCCTGGGCGTGGGCCTGGACGAGGCCGTACTTGCCGCTGGTCCGCCATGGCTCCCCCGTGGCGTCCAGCCCGGCGACCACCCGTCCGTCGAGGCCGACGACGACGTCCGACTTCAACGTACGCAAGGCCGCCACCGGGGACGGGAAGTGGCCAGCCCGCTCGGCGAACGGGTCCGTGGCGTCCCAGAGTTGGTCCCCGACGAGGCGCCGGTAGTTGAGGTCGCCCTTGATGATCGTCATCGTCGCCCCGGAGAGCTCGGCCCTGAGGTCGGCGGGCATGTCGTGGAACGGCATCGGCGCGCAGAAGAACTGGTGCGTGCGGACCGTGAGCGTGCCGCTGTTCATGGCCCGCCAGAGCCGACGGCCGGTCAGTTCCGCCTCCCGCCCTGG
It includes:
- a CDS encoding transcriptional regulator, which translates into the protein MYDQATRSRALALHRSGLTLSEVSRATGISRYSLRRWTLDGIAPSPRMTAECPLASGGLAGDRPPSTYSYLLGLYLGDGCLSEGRRSVYALRIACGNAWPGLIEQCEQAIRTVLPGNGVLRVPAPGCTSVVSTSKHWPCLFPQHGPGKKHERPIVLAPWQQAIVDAHPWGLLRGLIHSDGCRIVNWATRGTKRYDYSRYFFTNTSADILRIFTDTLDAVGVQWKASRRPTGAVNISIARRPCVALLDQHVGPKY
- a CDS encoding LysR family transcriptional regulator, translating into MDMNLLAALDALLQENSVTRAAERLGTSPAAASRTLAKLRRVLGDPLLVRAGQEMVPTPRARELREQVRAVIEQSQALLAPASALDLAQLRRTFTLQASDLVLVGLGAALIDRVHAQAPNLDVVFLPESVEDGPALRQGQVDLELGVLGHLDPETLTEPLAEVRLVAVARTGHPLFDRPIDARRFAEADHIGVSRRGRRHGPIDTALAEQGLRRRVAVVVAGYTSALLLAGTTDLVCLTIAEWVPDTLTALGLRAFPIPLDVPPLTIGMAWHPRNTADHGHRWLRDQVRAAANGH
- a CDS encoding YncE family protein is translated as MQPSIHTADHAHQAATVRAGKAGDVLAVVSQSGPTVSFFDAASDQLLDTVEVLAEPHEICFDPTQRLLWCASTYNSGYYNANSGRRSEVTVIDADSRRIVEVVDLAPEHAPHGLALDPVRGRLYVSVEGSESRPGGVVVIDTTTRRPIGRIDTGAPGPHWFVISPDGRAGYASNKEAPFVSVVDLERGELTAKVEVPGSEGLAISADGSRVFVAAPHGAFGGRTSDDPPAGIRVIDTGTASITGILSTENAVLPVHVTTTGKLLVGELRVTPEGRQEAGRLTVFSVDGQERLGSIEVGQAPLTITSSADGALGYVSCLVSSTVDVIELDTMRRLARLDIATRGETGAHGLAYIPKA